The proteins below come from a single Psychrobacter sp. PL19 genomic window:
- the alaS gene encoding alanine--tRNA ligase: MSQPFRSADIRQAFINFFISKQHTPVPSSSLIPHNDPTLLFTNAGMNQFKETFLGMEPRDYTRAVTSQKCVRAGGKHNDLDNVGYTARHHTFFEMLGNFSFGDYFKQTGIGYIWEFLTSADWLAIDKDRLYVTIYETDDEAFNIWHKDIGVPAERIIRIGDNKGAPYASDNFWTMGDTGPCGPCTEVFYDHGADIEGGLPGTPEEDGDRFIEIWNCVFMQFNRQKDGTMLPLPAPSVDTGMGLERISAIMQGLHGNYQIDLFTHLMDAAAAILEISNEQQSSLKVIADHIRAVSFLIADGVMPSNEGRGYVLRRIIRRAVRHGNKLGAESEFFYKMVAPLVAEMSDAYPELKDQQSVIENAIQKEETQFAKTLAQGLRLLATELEGLKDGDVLSGEAAFKLYDTYGFPLDLTADITRERGISIDEAEFDEHMQAQRERARDAGKFDVDYSSVIQVDTPTTFIGYEQLNDDNVNIVALYQDGQAVAGLEEGMEGVIVLDRTPFYAEGGGQVGELGEIRSASGVFEVQDTKKSGQAIIHYGIVTMGTVSASQVAEAQVLSSIRAASAKNHSATHLLHAALRQVLGAAVTQKGSLVSSDVLRFDFSHDKPVTTAEITHIERLVNEQIQANAPAYIENMSIDEAMDKGAMALFGEKYGTDVRVLTMGTASGTDGMVDGKRQPFSIELCGGLHVQRTGDIGILKITSESGIASGIRRVEAVTGMNAVKYMQQSEQQLGELASQLKVKRPEVAQRVRTMADKQRDLEKQLERLEQKIASAQAANLLADVQTIAGTPVLISILSGVDGKSIRTLMDDVKSKLPDSVIVLIGDKDEQLALAASVAKSVTNRVKAGDIIRHLAGELGGKGGGKPDYAQGGAPKAANTSAVISALPVWLESQLG, encoded by the coding sequence GTGAGCCAGCCATTTCGCTCAGCCGATATTCGCCAAGCTTTTATCAATTTTTTTATAAGCAAGCAGCATACCCCCGTCCCCTCATCGAGCCTTATCCCGCACAATGATCCGACATTATTATTCACCAATGCCGGTATGAACCAGTTTAAAGAGACCTTTTTGGGCATGGAGCCTCGCGATTATACGCGAGCGGTGACCTCACAAAAATGTGTGCGCGCTGGTGGCAAACATAATGATTTGGATAACGTCGGCTATACCGCGCGACATCATACCTTCTTTGAAATGTTGGGTAACTTCTCTTTTGGCGATTATTTTAAGCAGACAGGTATTGGCTATATTTGGGAGTTTCTGACTTCTGCTGATTGGTTGGCGATCGATAAGGACCGCTTGTACGTCACCATCTACGAGACCGACGACGAAGCGTTCAATATATGGCATAAAGATATCGGCGTGCCAGCGGAACGTATCATTCGTATTGGTGACAATAAAGGCGCACCCTACGCTTCTGATAACTTTTGGACCATGGGTGACACGGGTCCTTGTGGTCCTTGTACCGAAGTCTTTTATGACCACGGCGCGGATATCGAAGGTGGCTTGCCCGGTACGCCTGAAGAAGATGGCGACCGCTTTATTGAGATTTGGAACTGTGTCTTCATGCAGTTTAACCGTCAAAAAGACGGCACCATGCTACCGCTACCCGCGCCTAGTGTTGATACTGGTATGGGTCTTGAGCGTATTAGTGCCATCATGCAAGGCTTGCACGGTAACTATCAAATTGATTTATTTACTCATTTAATGGATGCAGCAGCGGCCATTTTAGAGATTAGTAATGAGCAGCAGTCGTCACTAAAGGTCATTGCTGATCATATACGTGCGGTATCATTTTTGATTGCTGATGGTGTTATGCCGAGCAATGAAGGTCGCGGTTACGTGCTACGCCGGATTATCCGTCGTGCGGTTCGTCATGGTAATAAACTTGGCGCAGAAAGTGAGTTTTTCTATAAAATGGTTGCGCCTTTAGTCGCTGAAATGAGTGATGCTTATCCAGAGCTTAAAGACCAGCAAAGCGTAATTGAAAACGCCATTCAAAAAGAAGAAACTCAGTTTGCTAAGACCTTAGCGCAAGGCTTACGTTTGCTGGCCACTGAACTTGAAGGCTTAAAAGATGGCGATGTTCTATCTGGTGAAGCAGCATTTAAACTTTATGATACTTATGGTTTCCCGCTTGATTTAACCGCTGATATTACGCGTGAGCGCGGTATTAGCATCGATGAAGCTGAATTTGATGAACACATGCAAGCGCAACGTGAACGCGCCCGTGATGCCGGTAAATTCGACGTCGATTATAGTAGCGTCATCCAGGTAGATACCCCAACCACCTTTATTGGCTATGAGCAATTAAACGACGATAATGTCAATATCGTTGCCCTTTACCAAGATGGTCAAGCAGTCGCTGGCTTAGAAGAAGGTATGGAAGGGGTTATTGTCCTCGATCGTACGCCGTTTTATGCGGAAGGCGGCGGACAAGTTGGTGAGCTGGGTGAAATTCGTAGCGCTTCAGGCGTCTTTGAAGTGCAAGATACCAAAAAGTCTGGTCAAGCCATTATTCATTATGGCATTGTCACTATGGGTACCGTTAGTGCAAGCCAGGTGGCTGAGGCGCAAGTACTCTCCAGCATTCGTGCTGCCAGCGCCAAAAACCACTCTGCCACTCATTTATTACATGCGGCCCTACGCCAAGTCTTAGGCGCGGCAGTGACTCAAAAAGGCTCATTGGTCTCCAGTGACGTGCTGCGTTTTGACTTCTCTCATGATAAACCGGTTACCACTGCTGAAATTACTCATATTGAACGTTTGGTCAATGAGCAAATTCAAGCCAATGCCCCAGCTTATATCGAAAACATGTCTATCGATGAAGCCATGGATAAAGGCGCAATGGCACTATTTGGCGAAAAATATGGTACAGACGTTCGGGTCCTGACTATGGGCACGGCTTCAGGTACAGACGGTATGGTTGATGGTAAACGCCAACCCTTCTCGATTGAGCTGTGTGGTGGTTTGCATGTCCAGCGCACTGGTGATATTGGAATATTGAAAATCACTAGTGAGTCAGGTATTGCCTCAGGTATTCGGCGAGTTGAAGCCGTTACGGGTATGAACGCCGTCAAATATATGCAGCAAAGCGAGCAGCAATTGGGCGAGTTGGCCAGCCAACTTAAAGTCAAACGCCCAGAAGTGGCGCAGCGGGTCCGCACCATGGCAGACAAACAGCGCGATCTTGAAAAACAACTTGAACGCTTAGAGCAAAAAATTGCCAGCGCTCAAGCGGCTAATTTACTTGCTGACGTGCAGACTATTGCAGGTACGCCAGTATTGATTAGTATCTTGAGTGGCGTGGATGGTAAATCGATACGTACGTTAATGGACGATGTCAAATCCAAACTACCCGATAGTGTGATTGTACTGATTGGCGACAAAGATGAACAGTTAGCATTGGCTGCCAGTGTGGCCAAATCTGTCACTAACCGCGTCAAAGCCGGTGATATTATTCGTCATTTGGCGGGCGAATTGGGTGGTAAAGGCGGTGGCAAACCTGATTATGCACAAGGTGGCGCTCCAAAAGCGGCAAATACCTCAGCAGTTATCAGTGCCCTTCCTGTGTGGCTTGAATCGCAGCTTGGCTAA
- a CDS encoding aspartate kinase: MALIVQKYGGTSMGSIDRIKNVAKRVKRWHDNGHQIVVVVSAMSGETNRLIDLARQISNDPDPREYDQMVSTGEQVSISLLAMAIKELGIGAHSFTGRQVAIKTDSVHNKARIESIDDQNIRAQLDAGNVVIVAGFQGIDAAGNATTLGRGGSDTTGVAIAAALGADECQIYTDVDGVYTTDPRVTSKAKKLEKITFEEMLEMASLGSKILQIRSVEFAGKYGVPLRVLSSFDEDTDGSYDDDFKNNVGTLITIDEGDNMEHAVISGIAFNRDEAKIVVRAVPDHPGIASAILSPIGRANIEIDMIVQNLSTNGTTDFSFTVNRTDMDKTMKVLNEEVKDEIGAKEVLGNSDVVKVSLVGVGMRSHAGVASLMFQTLAENNINIQMISTSEIKVSVLIQEQYLEKAVRSLHTAFGLDREDGESKIAG, translated from the coding sequence ATGGCGTTAATAGTACAAAAATACGGCGGCACGTCAATGGGCAGTATCGACCGCATCAAAAATGTCGCCAAACGGGTCAAACGCTGGCATGATAACGGTCATCAGATTGTAGTCGTAGTGTCTGCCATGAGCGGAGAGACCAACCGATTGATTGATCTAGCACGCCAAATCAGTAATGATCCTGATCCCCGTGAATATGATCAAATGGTGTCCACCGGTGAGCAGGTCTCAATTTCACTGCTCGCGATGGCGATTAAAGAGCTGGGCATTGGTGCGCATTCCTTTACCGGTCGTCAAGTAGCGATTAAAACTGATAGTGTGCATAATAAAGCTCGGATCGAAAGTATCGATGACCAGAATATCCGCGCACAACTAGACGCTGGTAATGTGGTTATCGTGGCAGGCTTTCAGGGCATCGACGCCGCTGGTAACGCCACCACCCTAGGTCGCGGTGGATCTGATACTACTGGGGTCGCGATTGCGGCAGCCTTAGGTGCGGATGAATGCCAAATTTATACTGATGTCGACGGCGTCTATACTACTGACCCTCGTGTCACTTCAAAAGCCAAAAAGCTTGAGAAGATTACCTTTGAAGAAATGCTAGAGATGGCCAGCCTGGGCTCTAAAATTTTGCAAATTCGCTCAGTAGAATTCGCTGGCAAATATGGCGTACCATTGCGCGTACTCTCTAGCTTTGATGAAGACACTGATGGCAGTTACGACGACGATTTCAAAAATAACGTCGGCACCCTAATTACGATAGACGAAGGAGATAATATGGAACATGCAGTCATCTCAGGTATCGCCTTTAACCGCGATGAAGCAAAAATTGTAGTGCGTGCCGTACCGGACCATCCTGGCATTGCCTCTGCGATTTTAAGCCCCATTGGCCGCGCGAATATCGAAATTGACATGATTGTTCAGAACCTATCTACTAATGGTACTACTGACTTCAGTTTTACCGTGAACCGTACCGACATGGATAAAACCATGAAAGTGCTTAATGAAGAAGTCAAAGACGAGATTGGTGCCAAAGAAGTCTTAGGCAATAGCGATGTCGTAAAAGTCTCATTAGTTGGTGTTGGCATGCGTTCACACGCTGGTGTTGCTAGTCTTATGTTTCAAACCCTTGCTGAAAACAATATCAACATTCAAATGATATCGACCAGTGAGATTAAAGTCTCAGTCCTTATCCAAGAGCAGTATCTAGAAAAAGCGGTCAGATCACTGCATACTGCTTTTGGCCTGGACCGTGAAGATGGCGAAAGCAAGATTGCTGGGTAG